The genomic stretch TTTTGGGGTGCGCTTTTTGGTGTTGCATTTATGATCGCTTTGGATTTCAATAATTTGTTCATGTTTTTCAACCAGGTGCTGTACTGGGCTCAAAATCTGTTTTCCTGATGTCGCTTTCCAAAACAGACCAATATATTATTTTGAATGGCGATCTGCTGGATATGACGCGCTCAGGTCTGAGTCCGCAGAACAGGGCATTTCTTTTTGGTGACGGCTTGTTTGAAAGTATCAAGGTAGTGAACGGAAAGCCCGTTTTTGTGGATATTCATTTCAGCAGGCTTAAAGAGGGCATGGAGGTATTGCAGATGGATATGCCAGAGAGCTTAACCTCTGACAATCTGCGAAAGGAAATGATGCAGCTTCTTCAGCAGTGCGATATTTATGAAGGTGGCAGGCTGCGTGTTACGGTGTATCGCAATGCAGGCGGGTTTTATTTGCCAACCGATACCGGAGTTTCGTATGTGATAGCAGCCAGCAAGCACCCCATCAATGGCTATGAGTTGAATACAGAGGGACTGGTGGTGGATCTGTACCCCGACATCAAGAAACAGATTACGGCATACGCCCCTTTCAAAACGGTGAATGCCATGCAGTACATTCTGGCCAGCATCTACGCGAGAAAACAAAAGCTGCACGACGCATTATTGGTGAACGAGAACAATCACATCATTGAATCTACCAACTCCAACCTCTTTATTGTAAGCAACGGTGTGCTTTACACACCCGCTCTTTCCGATGGATGCGTTGGAGGTACCATGCGCATGCAAATCATCAATCTTGCGCTGGAAAATAGCCTGAAGGTGTACGAATGTTCGCTAACACCACAAAACCTATTGGCTGCCGACGAAGTGTTTCTTACCAATGCTATTCAGGGAATCCGATGGGTTTCGGCCTATCGTATGAAGAGGTACTTTCACAAAATGAGCAATTTTTTGCTCGAGAAGCTGAACGAAAGAGCCAGAGCGGAAGTGGCTAGTTGAGGCTCGGGTCTTCGGGCATGTTGGAGAGCACACGGTAGGGCGAACCCATACGTCGAAGAACATCTTGCCAAAGTTTATCTGTCTCGGTGTCCATGACAAGTGAAGCCTCTGTTTCGGAAATGAGCCATGCGTTTTCCTTGAGTTCTTCTTCCAATTGGCCTTCACTCCATCCTGAGTAACCCACAAAAAAACGAATGTCATCGGGGCTCAGTTTTCTCGTAGACATGGCTTCGCGGAGAGCTTCATAATCTCCTCCCATGTATAATCCCTTCATCACCTCAGCGCTACCGGCAAGCGTATCGCCAAGGGTGTGCAGGTAAAACAAATTGGATGTTTGAACCGGCCCTCCCA from Cryomorphaceae bacterium encodes the following:
- a CDS encoding YqgE/AlgH family protein codes for the protein MIDFTPPNKLAPQRGRILISYPYLDDPFFKRTVVLLCEHNDEGSFGFVLNKYIDVQLDELIEDLPRFDGRIALGGPVQTSNLFYLHTLGDTLAGSAEVMKGLYMGGDYEALREAMSTRKLSPDDIRFFVGYSGWSEGQLEEELKENAWLISETEASLVMDTETDKLWQDVLRRMGSPYRVLSNMPEDPSLN
- a CDS encoding 4-amino-4-deoxychorismate lyase, which gives rise to MSLSKTDQYIILNGDLLDMTRSGLSPQNRAFLFGDGLFESIKVVNGKPVFVDIHFSRLKEGMEVLQMDMPESLTSDNLRKEMMQLLQQCDIYEGGRLRVTVYRNAGGFYLPTDTGVSYVIAASKHPINGYELNTEGLVVDLYPDIKKQITAYAPFKTVNAMQYILASIYARKQKLHDALLVNENNHIIESTNSNLFIVSNGVLYTPALSDGCVGGTMRMQIINLALENSLKVYECSLTPQNLLAADEVFLTNAIQGIRWVSAYRMKRYFHKMSNFLLEKLNERARAEVAS